In Lachnospiraceae bacterium, one DNA window encodes the following:
- a CDS encoding gamma-glutamyl-gamma-aminobutyrate hydrolase family protein encodes MKKPVIGILGAHMSNNGGPAPVPADYVNHAYCSGVENAGGIPILLPVLKDPTDMDPVLAMCDGLLIPGGVDVDPRFYGEDPSPLLGSLDSAMDRFWIYAANYALEHNMPVLGICRGLQLVNVAFGGSLYQDLSYMNPDHMLHSQKQNRDYLIHQVTIDADSHLASILGKEPVYTNTLHHQCVKEPGKGLKITAHTADGIPEAMETANGQFILVQWHPEELQNSEPRMRGLFKDLIEKAGK; translated from the coding sequence ATGAAAAAACCTGTGATCGGCATCCTTGGTGCCCACATGTCAAATAACGGCGGTCCGGCTCCGGTACCTGCTGACTACGTTAATCATGCTTATTGTTCCGGCGTGGAAAATGCTGGTGGCATCCCCATTCTCCTTCCGGTTTTAAAAGATCCCACAGATATGGATCCGGTGCTGGCCATGTGTGACGGACTTCTTATCCCAGGAGGCGTAGATGTTGACCCACGTTTCTATGGCGAAGATCCATCTCCTCTGCTGGGCTCCTTAGACTCTGCCATGGACCGTTTCTGGATCTATGCTGCAAACTATGCATTAGAGCATAACATGCCTGTCCTTGGAATCTGCCGGGGACTGCAGCTTGTAAATGTGGCCTTTGGCGGAAGCCTTTACCAGGATCTCTCCTATATGAATCCAGACCACATGCTCCACTCCCAGAAGCAGAATCGGGATTATCTCATCCATCAGGTCACAATAGACGCAGACAGCCATTTAGCTTCTATTTTAGGTAAGGAGCCAGTATATACCAACACCTTGCATCACCAGTGTGTAAAAGAACCGGGAAAGGGCTTAAAGATCACTGCCCATACCGCAGATGGCATCCCTGAAGCCATGGAAACAGCAAATGGACAGTTTATCCTGGTACAATGGCATCCTGAGGAACTGCAAAACAGCGAACCCCGGATGCGTGGTTTATTTAAAGATCTGATCGAAAAAGCAGGCAAATAA
- a CDS encoding ferrous iron transport protein A — protein MQALTEMKPGEICTVKWMMAGAKIGEWMEKHSITEGSSIKVIQNCMGDLIIGTREGKVAVGKEIACRIKV, from the coding sequence ATGCAGGCATTAACAGAAATGAAGCCTGGTGAAATCTGTACTGTTAAGTGGATGATGGCAGGTGCAAAAATCGGGGAATGGATGGAAAAACATAGTATTACAGAAGGCAGCAGCATTAAGGTGATCCAGAATTGCATGGGTGATCTAATCATTGGTACCAGAGAGGGAAAAGTAGCTGTAGGCAAGGAGATTGCCTGCAGGATAAAGGTATAA
- a CDS encoding DUF6110 family protein, translating to MLDIGKVKKIGLFASGVLFGTAGVKVLGSKDAKKFYINCLAAGLRAKDCVMTTATNIQENAEDILAEAKEINEQRNKEEVFEDESQAEAEKSFNEEEAANAEA from the coding sequence ATGTTAGATATTGGAAAAGTAAAAAAGATTGGTTTATTTGCAAGCGGTGTGCTGTTTGGTACAGCTGGTGTTAAAGTTTTAGGAAGCAAGGATGCTAAAAAGTTCTACATCAATTGTCTGGCAGCCGGACTTCGCGCTAAGGATTGTGTTATGACTACTGCAACTAACATTCAGGAAAATGCAGAAGATATCCTTGCAGAAGCTAAGGAGATCAACGAGCAGAGAAACAAAGAAGAAGTTTTTGAGGATGAGAGCCAGGCAGAGGCAGAAAAGTCCTTTAATGAGGAAGAAGCAGCAAACGCTGAGGCTTAA